AACAAGCGTTTTTGGAACAAACTATCAAAAAGAGAACGGAGCAGATGAAGAGAATCCAGAGAAAGAATAGAGAAACTAAAATAGAAGATCTTTTGAATGACATTATTCATGGCAGATCTACGCTTGAGCAAGTCTCGCCTAATGATTTGCGCGACTTGCTATTGGTGTTAGAGGATAAGTCAAGCTCTTTCGCATACCAAATAAGGGTTTTGGCTGAAGGAAATAACAATAATCCACCTCCTCCTAGCACAAATTCCAATAATGCTGATAATCCCATTTAAACCCCTAAAGTTTTATTGGTGATAGATGGGATTAACTCTTTCAGGAGTCAGATTCCGCAACGAAATATGGTGGATGGTTCATCACATGAATAAAcattgttttaattaatgaaGCTTTGTTGGGTGTGGGATGCTTTAAGTCCTCAAATTCTCACACTCCATTTTCTCTTattatgcatttttttttttgtaacgtGGTTATTTCTTTTTcatatatacaattccaacaTTTAATGAGCAATTTATtgcaacttgtattattttgacTTGTTTTGTTAGTGGAAATCTATTTTCTTCCTAAACTGTGATATTAGCTCTAGATATACACCTATGAGATACATATATGATCATTCTAAAATGAAGTTGGTTAATGTTTCAAATATTTAGTAAGAGAAaacctgatttttttttatttactgatGTCAAGCGGCCACAAAAGATAACTATGTTAATGGTTTCGATCTTAAACTACATCTAGTGTAATTTGATACTTAAAAaagtaataataaaataatcctATAATTTAATGTATATAAATACGTACTTATATAGTACAGAATAAAGTATGAATTATGTAATAACCCtgatttgtctcttttttattaTCAATTACTTATAAAACCTCTTGGtagaaataaaagaaaataaataatatacTTCTAGGAAATAAATTTTATCTTCTGTAATTAGGCATCTACATATTTCAAAATCTATGCACGAAAGCCATTTGAAAAATATTAcataaagttatgaaaattttaGATATTTTGGGTGGAAACCAAAGTACTCCGTGTTTATCTTAATCGAGGCAATATGACAATGGATGGGAAAAATTGTAAATAAGGAAAAACatcactaattaattaaaaatgaaaacaataaaaaaaagtttgtATAAAAAAAGACTAaagtagtaaaaattataaaaataataatagtagtAATAATACTAAATAAaaacgtgttacccttaaaattgaaagaaataataaaaaaaaattgtgtaagAGAAATCAAAAGGGATTAGTAAGGATATGTTAGTCTTTTACATCGGGACACTACACAACAAAAAATTATACCATTAACAACGGGAAATTCCGTTGTTAaaagccaataatcgttgatgaATGATGGgttttcctgtcgcgaacccatcataaaagggggtcgtcgttaatgaaaaatcgcgttgttaacccgtcgtaaaatacatttgcgacggttgttcctgTCTTTGTTTGGTTATTAGCCCCATCGCAAaatcttttgcgacgggatttttaacccgtcgtaattaggttgtcgttttGTTTAAGATTGTCAGTCAGTTAAGTAAACCCATTAAAAGAGATAATGCAACATGTAGTAGAGATAAATTGCAATATGCTAGAGTTATGGTTGATGTAACTCTGTCACAGGAACTGCCTGATGTGATCTCTTTTCGAAATGAATTGGGGATTATGACTCAAGTTGCTGTGCATTATGAATGGAGGCCAACTGTTTGTGGAAGGTGTAAACTCATTGGTCATGGTGAGGATCAGTGTAGGAAAGGCAAGCCAAGAAGGGTTTGGGTTAGGAAGAATGTTCCATCAGTTCAGGATAGGAGGGAAGAGGTGGTGAGTGAACCTCTTGTGGATCCAGAGGGGTTTCAAAGAGCTCTTAGGCCAATAAGGGTTAGGAGTACTCCTGTGCAACCAACTCAGATCAATAATGGCTTCCATGTACTGGATAGTGATGTGcaggatgttaggttatgatacatatgacaattcataaatcatgcggaaaaaccataaagccaggaaagcatattatttacacataatcatttagcatagtttagatgcatacactttgttgcgtgccttccctagctgcgcccgaaccgaacaagtctttaggactccaaatgtcgtccctccgtagatagtccacagcacgtccggatccgccttaagcttgaccaactaggatcgcccttaaggtacttagaatttttggctattgtaggcaattgtatgactgaatttttgctctcaaaaatcactttgaatacttgaattgtgtatataaataatgacccctaggcccttatttatagaggtatggaaaaggaattgtaatcctactaggatgtggatttgttaattagaactttattaggactctaaataacaaaacaaatctaataggattaggattttaatcttcgcacgaatcctaataggattaggatttcccgcacacgcatcgtacaagccgtgcacccgcgcaggccttgcggcccacgacaagtgCACAGCCCATGTgtggtgctgcgcgcgcgcgcgcccttggcttggcctggccttgcgctgggcctggtcgaggcgtgcgttgctgcgtgcggctcgctgggcgatggcctggcttcgtgctgggccttcgtctagcgggcctcgtccgacactaattcgtacgatacgcttccgattaaattcccgattccgaaattcatttccgatacgaacaacatttaatatttccgattccggaattaatttccgtttcgaacaaatatttaatatttccgtttccggaattattttccgattccgataatatttccgattctgacaaatttccctttccggcaatatttccgattccggcaatatttccatttccaataatattttccgatacgtaccatgtttccgtttccggcaacatctacgacttggataatatttatatttccg
This genomic stretch from Spinacia oleracea cultivar Varoflay chromosome 3, BTI_SOV_V1, whole genome shotgun sequence harbors:
- the LOC110778250 gene encoding agamous-like MADS-box protein AGL80, producing MSRKKVELVYKENDSARRSTFTKRAPGLIKKTREISVLCDVDALAIIYGQEDQTPVVWPPSEEDMRRIISKYLSKPEIYQAQKRLDQQAFLEQTIKKRTEQMKRIQRKNRETKIEDLLNDIIHGRSTLEQVSPNDLRDLLLVLEDKSSSFAYQIRVLAEGNNNNPPPPSTNSNNADNPI